One segment of Prionailurus bengalensis isolate Pbe53 chromosome X, Fcat_Pben_1.1_paternal_pri, whole genome shotgun sequence DNA contains the following:
- the USP27X gene encoding ubiquitin carboxyl-terminal hydrolase 27, giving the protein MCKDYVYDRDIEQIAKEEQGEALKLQASTSTEVSHQQCSMPGLGEKYPTWETTKPELELLGHNPRRRRITSSFTIGLRGLINLGNTCFMNCIVQALTHTPILRDFFLSDRHRCEMPSPELCLVCEMSSLFRELYSGNPSPHVPYKLLHLVWIHARHLAGYRQQDAHEFLIAALDVLHRHCKGDDAGKAANNPNHCNCIIDQIFTGGLQSDVTCQACHGVSTTIDPCWDISLDLPGSCTSFWPMSPGRESSVNGESHIPGITTLTDCLRRFTRPEHLGSSAKIKCGSCQSYQESTKQLTMNKLPVVACFHFKRFEHSAKQRRKITTYISFPLELDMTPFMASSKESRVNGQLQLPTNSGNDENKYSLFAVVNHQGTLESGHYTSFIRHHKDQWFKCDDAVITKASIKDVLDSEGYLLFYHKQVLEHESEKVKEMNTQAY; this is encoded by the coding sequence ATGTGTAAGGATTATGTATATGACAGAGACATTGAGCAAATTGCCAAAGAAGAGCAAGGAGAAGCTTTGAAATTACAGGCCTCCACCTCAACCGAGGTTTCTCACCAGCAGTGTTCAATGCCAGGACTCGGAGAGAAATATCCAACCTGGGAGACAACCAAACCCGAGTTAGAACTGCTGGGACACAACCCAAGGAGAAGAAGAATCACCTCCAGCTTTACCATCGGTTTAAGAGGACTAATCAATCTTGGCAACACGTGCTTTATGAACTGCATCGTCCAGGCCCTTACCCATACTCCGATCCTGAGAGATTTCTTCCTGTCCGACAGGCACAGATGTGAAATGCCAAGTCCTGAGTTGTGTCTGGTCTGTGAGATGTCTTCGCTTTTTCGGGAGTTGTATTCTGGAAACCCATCTCCTCACGTTCCTTATAAATTACTGCACCTGGTATGGATACACGCTCGTCACTTAGCAGGATACAGGCAACAGGATGCCCACGAGTTCCTCATTGCCGCGTTAGATGTCCTGCACAGGCACTGCAAAGGTGATGATGCCGGGAAGGCTGCCAACAATCCCAACCACTGTAACTGCATCATAGACCAAATCTTCACAGGTGGCCTGCAGTCTGATGTCACCTGTCAAGCCTGCCATGGCGTCTCCACCACCATAGACCCATGCTGGGACATCAGTTTGGACTTGCCTGGCTCTTGCACCTCCTTCTGGCCCATGAgcccagggagggagagcagTGTGAATGGGGAAAGCCACATACCAGGAATCACCACCCTCACGGACTGCTTGCGAAGGTTTACAAGGCCAGAGCACTTAGGTAGCAGTGCCAAAATCAAATGCGGTAGTTGCCAAAGCTACCAGGAATCTACCAAACAGCTCACGATGAATAAATTACCTGTTGTTGCCTGTTTTCATTTCAAACGGTTTGAACACTCGGCCAAACAGAGGCGCAAGATCACTACATACATATCCTTTCCTCTGGAGCTGGATATGACACCATTTATGGCCTCGAGTAAAGAGAGCAGGGTGAATGGACAGTTGCAGCTGCCAACCAATAGTGGAAACGATGAGAATAAGTATTCCTTGTTTGCTGTGGTTAATCACCAAGGAACCTTGGAGAGTGGCCACTACACCAGCTTCATCCGGCACCACAAGGACCAGTGGTTCAAGTGTGATGATGCCGTCATCACCAAGGCCAGTATTAAGGACGTTCTGGACAGTGAAGGGTATTTACTGTTCTATCACAAACAGGTCCTGGAACATGAGtcagaaaaagtgaaagaaatgaataCACAAGCCTACTGA